The genomic segment AATGAGAATTCATTTTCTGCCCCGCTAATTTCTGAGAAACTACCTGCAGCGGCCTCTTCGGTCCCCTTACCGGCCTGGCCTTGCAGGAGGGTCCCACAATGAGCGCCACCCCAACCGCTCCGCAGTCCGCCGAAAGTCCTCTTTCTAGCCAACCCCTCTCGAGTTTGGAGCAGTGGGACGACTTCGTAGCCGACCGCTATCGCGAAGGCAAGTCCGAGGAAGAATTCCGTGTCTACGACAAAGCCGCCAATCCCGGCGTTGCCGAGTTCTACCGTCTTAACCACGAGAATCAGACCGTCGCCTTCGTCCTTGAGAAAGAGAAGCAATACTTCTCACTTCAGAAGGGCATGAAGTCCATTTGGGAGGCGGCTGAGTTCCTCAACACCATGGTCGACGACAGCGATCCCGATACCGACCTCACCCAGATCGAGCACCTCCTCCAGACCTCCGAGGCCATCCGCCGCGATGGCCACCCCCGCTGGATGGTCCTCACTGGCTTCCTGCATGACCTCGGCAAGTGTCTCTGCCTTTACGGCGAGCCGCAGTGGGCCGTCGTCGGCGACACCTTCCCCGTCGGCTGTGCCTGGTCTCCCGACATCGTCTATCCCGAGTACTTCGCCAACAACCCGGACCGCCATGTGCCGGAGTACCAGACCGAGCACGGCATCTATGAGCCCCATTGCGGACTCGACGCCCTGCACATGTCCTTCAGCCACGACGGCTACATCGCCGAAGTCATGAAGCCCTACTTGAACATCGAAGCGCTCTACATGCTGCGCTATCACTCGTTCTATCCGTGGCACAAGCACGGCGCGTATCAGCACTTCACCAATGATCAGGACCGCGCCATGCTGCCATGGGTGCTCAAATTCAACCAGTACGACCTCTACTCGAAAGGCCACACCAAGCCCGACGTAAAGGCCCTCAAGCCCTACTACGACGAGCTATTCGCAGAGTTCTTACCGGCAAAGGTCGCCTGGTAGCCGCCGAGGAGCCGGCACACTCCGGCTCCAGCACCCCTCTGTAACCTTGTAACTCCGTCCCTTTTCTCCGAGCCGGCGCAGAAGCCGAAGGGGCGTACCGGTCTTTCTGATCCCTGTTCCCTGTTCCCTGATCCCTGTATTCTGGTCCCACGTGGCCACCCTGACTCAACCCGTCCAGCGCTCTCGGTTCAGCCCAGCCCTCGTCACCCTGAGCCTGCTCATCGGCCTTAACCTCCTCAATTACATCGATCGCTATATCCTCCCCGGAGCCCAGTCCCTGATCCAGAAGGAATTCGGCTGGAAGGATGAGCAGATCGGATTGCTTACGACCGCGATGTTCGTGGTCTATATGCTGTTCGCACCTCTGACAGGCTGGCTGGGCGATCACTTTAGCCGCAAGCCGCTCATCGTGGGCGGCGCGATCCTGTGGAGTCTCCTCACGCTGTGGACGGCATGGGTCCACGACTACACGAGCATGTTCGTGCGGCACGCGCTGGTAGGTGTCGGCGAGGCCTCGTTCGGCATCTTTGCGCCCGCGGTGTTGTCGGACTTTTATGACGAGCGAAGCCGCAACCGCATCCTGTCGATCTTTTATTTGGCCATTCCTGTGGGAGCGGCAATTGGAGTCACATCAGGTGGTGTGCTCGGCAGCAAATATGGCTGGCGCACCCCCTTTCTCGTATGCGCGATTCCCGGCTTCCTGATTGCCGTGCTTTACGGGTTCTTCGGCAAGGAGCCCAAGCGTGGGAGCAGTGATCACGTGAAGGCGACGGCCGACCGCGCGACGTTCAGGGGTTTATTCAGGAACCCGGCATTTCTCACGGCGACCTTTGGGCTGGCCATGCTGACATTCGCCATGGGCGGCATCTCGACCTGGATCGCGCAATTTCTCGAGCGCTTCACGGGCATGTCAACAGCGGCAGCGGGAACCTGGGTCGGCGTCGTCACGGTCATCGACGGTATTGCCGGCACAGCCGTCGGCGGATTCATCGCACAGCGCTGGCTCAAGACCAATCACAAGGCTCTCTATCTGCTTTCGTTCTGGAGCGTCGTATTGACCATTCCCTGCGGCGCGCTGGTCTTCTTCGGGCCGCGTAGCTGGGCTCTGCCGTCGCTCTTCGCAGCCGAGTTCTTCCTCTTCCTTAACACCGGGCCGCTCAACACGGCCATCGTCAACTCGGTGTCGGCGCCGGTGCGCGCCACCGCGATCTCCGTCAACCTGTTCTGCATTCATTTTTTCGGGGATACGTTCTCCCCGGGAATCATCGGCGCAGTCTCGGATCGTACCAACCTGCGCCTCGCGCTAGGCGTCACACTGGTCTCGCTGCTCGTGTCAGCCGTGATCCTCGGTTCCGGCGCACGCTTTGCGCCGCGTCTGCAAGAGTCG from the Occallatibacter riparius genome contains:
- a CDS encoding inositol oxygenase; this translates as MSATPTAPQSAESPLSSQPLSSLEQWDDFVADRYREGKSEEEFRVYDKAANPGVAEFYRLNHENQTVAFVLEKEKQYFSLQKGMKSIWEAAEFLNTMVDDSDPDTDLTQIEHLLQTSEAIRRDGHPRWMVLTGFLHDLGKCLCLYGEPQWAVVGDTFPVGCAWSPDIVYPEYFANNPDRHVPEYQTEHGIYEPHCGLDALHMSFSHDGYIAEVMKPYLNIEALYMLRYHSFYPWHKHGAYQHFTNDQDRAMLPWVLKFNQYDLYSKGHTKPDVKALKPYYDELFAEFLPAKVAW
- a CDS encoding spinster family MFS transporter, translating into MATLTQPVQRSRFSPALVTLSLLIGLNLLNYIDRYILPGAQSLIQKEFGWKDEQIGLLTTAMFVVYMLFAPLTGWLGDHFSRKPLIVGGAILWSLLTLWTAWVHDYTSMFVRHALVGVGEASFGIFAPAVLSDFYDERSRNRILSIFYLAIPVGAAIGVTSGGVLGSKYGWRTPFLVCAIPGFLIAVLYGFFGKEPKRGSSDHVKATADRATFRGLFRNPAFLTATFGLAMLTFAMGGISTWIAQFLERFTGMSTAAAGTWVGVVTVIDGIAGTAVGGFIAQRWLKTNHKALYLLSFWSVVLTIPCGALVFFGPRSWALPSLFAAEFFLFLNTGPLNTAIVNSVSAPVRATAISVNLFCIHFFGDTFSPGIIGAVSDRTNLRLALGVTLVSLLVSAVILGSGARFAPRLQESRT